Proteins found in one Acidobacteriota bacterium genomic segment:
- a CDS encoding bifunctional oligoribonuclease/PAP phosphatase NrnA: MTTLGEAATGVPHALVDALRASGPVVLCGHTRPDGDSIGSVMAMAGALRLLGRDVRTVCSDPPPASFLAFHGLDTLDITTEVDARGTTVIVMESGSLARTGVAGLDRADAVINIDHHLGNSGYGTVTWFDESAAACVEMVADAIDALGVAWTPDIATYLYLGLTTDTGSFRHSHISARSFELARRCVLAGADPVWIGRVAYDSFSLGRVRLIGELLHGMQLEAAGQLAVLTLTPDVHERAGSGPDESEGLINLPFTAQDIRAVCLFRTDEGGQTRVSLRSKGTIDVRSVAQRFGGGGHFNASGFTSDDSLAAVRAAVLPLLADALR; the protein is encoded by the coding sequence ATGACGACACTCGGTGAAGCGGCCACAGGCGTGCCACACGCGCTCGTCGATGCGCTGCGCGCGAGCGGTCCCGTGGTGCTGTGCGGCCACACGCGCCCGGACGGCGACTCGATCGGCAGCGTGATGGCGATGGCCGGCGCGTTGCGCCTGCTCGGCCGCGACGTCCGCACTGTCTGCAGCGACCCGCCGCCCGCATCGTTCCTCGCCTTTCACGGGCTCGATACGCTCGACATCACCACCGAGGTCGACGCGCGCGGCACCACGGTGATCGTGATGGAGTCGGGCTCGCTCGCACGCACGGGTGTCGCAGGCCTCGATCGCGCCGATGCCGTCATCAACATCGATCACCATCTGGGCAACTCGGGCTACGGCACCGTGACGTGGTTCGACGAGAGCGCCGCCGCGTGCGTCGAGATGGTGGCCGACGCGATCGACGCACTGGGCGTCGCGTGGACGCCCGACATCGCCACGTACCTCTACCTCGGACTGACGACGGACACGGGCAGCTTCAGGCATTCACACATCTCGGCGCGCAGCTTCGAGCTGGCACGGCGATGCGTGCTCGCCGGCGCCGACCCGGTGTGGATCGGCCGCGTGGCGTACGACAGCTTCAGCCTCGGCCGCGTGCGGCTCATCGGCGAGTTGCTGCACGGCATGCAACTCGAGGCCGCCGGCCAGCTCGCGGTGCTGACGCTCACACCTGATGTGCATGAACGCGCAGGCTCGGGACCAGACGAGAGCGAGGGGCTCATCAACTTGCCCTTCACCGCGCAGGACATCCGCGCCGTGTGCCTGTTCAGGACCGACGAAGGCGGCCAGACGCGCGTGAGTCTTCGCTCGAAAGGCACCATCGACGTGCGATCGGTGGCGCAGCGCTTCGGCGGAGGCGGACATTTCAACGCGAGCGGCTTCACGTCGGACGACAGCCTTGCCGCGGTCCGCGCCGCGGTGCTGCCACTGCTCGCCGACGCGCTCCGGTGA
- the rbfA gene encoding 30S ribosome-binding factor RbfA: MQASGSRAERIADHIKDEVSQLLAFEVKDPAVGLLTVTHVRMTSDMGLAHVYYTLIGDEAERRRTARALERATAFVRRRLAESLNMRRAPDVRFHYDENVERQERVETLLREIDDERDAREAKGAGDAPDTATPAVDDHGTTRDDDTR; this comes from the coding sequence ATGCAGGCCTCCGGTTCACGCGCCGAGCGCATCGCCGATCACATCAAGGACGAAGTGAGCCAGTTGCTCGCGTTCGAAGTGAAGGATCCCGCCGTCGGACTCCTCACCGTGACGCACGTCAGGATGACGAGCGACATGGGGCTCGCGCACGTCTACTACACGCTCATCGGCGATGAAGCCGAACGCCGGCGCACGGCGCGCGCGCTGGAGCGGGCAACGGCGTTCGTGCGACGCCGCCTCGCCGAGAGCCTGAACATGCGGCGCGCGCCAGACGTGCGCTTCCACTACGACGAGAACGTCGAACGGCAGGAACGCGTCGAGACGCTGTTGCGGGAGATCGACGACGAGCGTGACGCGCGCGAGGCGAAGGGCGCCGGCGATGCGCCGGACACCGCGACGCCTGCCGTCGACGACCACGGAACGACACGAGATGACGACACTCGGTGA
- the infB gene encoding translation initiation factor IF-2: MSTVRIYKVAELLNAPSQEVMDLLKAEAGIEVRSASSTIEEVVARQFVERHARTRNIALPPAAHMFSEGPAARPGTAGKKGAAKTAAAPEPPKAAPLPPPRLVKALRVPGAPVAAPPPPAAVAAEAPVVEAPAPVGTSVDVRETPVVAEASAPEADAPTPAAPVAPPVADVPAEPTPRASDTAPAATGVTGPEAPPAREPEGAAAAADGQSDPDRQVPSSLRLRVEDPNRPVSAPPMRPPRPAPAPAAPVRRPPPAAGPAGPAGPAGPPRPPSAGPRPLPPGAALPGGPRPLPTQPIRSPLPQVARPSYQPTYANIGRAPGVVGPGGRPLGGPAGQPGQRPGAAQFPRPPQPGGGYRPGGPGGHRPRPGGRSSGGRRSRLEAPVVQGPAAPPPITRIITLAEGMTVKDLADKLEAKVKDVMRVVLEQGMRMTINSTLDADTATMLARQFGAEVEVRSFEEEIVEIEDVPNKPEDRVTRAPVVTVMGHVDHGKTTLLDSIRTTRVAEREAGGITQHIGAYAVELNGRKIVFLDTPGHAAFTTMRARGAKVTDVVVLVVAADDGVMPQTREAIDHARAAKVPIIVAINKIDKPDANPERVMRELSELGLLAEAWGGDTVMVPVSAKANQNLDTLLEMILLVTEIGEHKANAARNASGTVLEGKLDRGRGPVATVLVQDGTLHVGDTVLVGTIVGKVRALQDDRGRSVREVGPSTPVEVLGLGGVPTPGDTFQAVDDVAKARQIAVFREEQAKAKSLGARGGRMTLESLQKHIADGGVKELALIIKADVQGSAEVLADSLQKLGDERIKVRVISSGVGAINESDVLLATASDAIVIGFNVRPDRNAESVADREKVDIRLHSIIYNVTDEIRAAMAGMLEPTFKETRIGVAEVREVFRVPKAGTVAGCFVTEGVIRRSGDVQARLLREGVVVHTGKLSSLRRFKDDVSEVKNGLECGMTFERYNDVKAGDTIEVFTTEEIAVTIPG; encoded by the coding sequence TTGTCGACTGTCCGGATCTACAAAGTCGCGGAACTGCTGAACGCACCGAGCCAGGAGGTCATGGATCTCCTCAAGGCGGAGGCGGGCATCGAGGTGCGTTCGGCCTCGAGCACCATCGAAGAGGTGGTGGCCCGGCAGTTCGTGGAGCGCCATGCGCGCACGCGCAACATCGCACTCCCGCCCGCCGCGCACATGTTCAGTGAAGGCCCCGCCGCACGCCCGGGTACCGCCGGGAAGAAGGGGGCCGCGAAGACCGCGGCCGCGCCGGAGCCCCCGAAGGCGGCCCCGCTGCCGCCGCCCCGTCTCGTCAAGGCCCTGAGGGTACCCGGCGCGCCCGTCGCTGCCCCACCGCCACCAGCCGCCGTGGCCGCCGAGGCGCCCGTCGTCGAGGCACCCGCGCCCGTCGGCACATCGGTCGACGTCCGCGAGACACCCGTGGTCGCCGAAGCGTCCGCGCCGGAGGCGGACGCGCCGACGCCGGCTGCGCCCGTCGCGCCGCCGGTCGCCGACGTGCCGGCGGAGCCGACACCACGTGCGAGCGACACGGCACCGGCAGCAACCGGGGTCACCGGGCCCGAGGCCCCTCCCGCGCGCGAACCGGAAGGCGCCGCCGCGGCGGCCGACGGTCAGAGCGATCCCGACCGCCAGGTGCCCTCGTCGCTGCGTCTGCGCGTCGAGGATCCGAATCGTCCGGTGAGCGCGCCACCGATGCGTCCGCCCCGGCCGGCCCCAGCGCCGGCGGCTCCCGTGCGTCGCCCACCGCCAGCGGCAGGCCCCGCTGGCCCTGCCGGACCGGCAGGGCCGCCGCGACCGCCGTCAGCAGGGCCGCGTCCGCTGCCACCTGGAGCCGCGTTGCCAGGTGGTCCGCGTCCGCTGCCCACGCAACCCATTCGCTCGCCGCTGCCGCAGGTGGCGCGTCCGAGCTACCAGCCGACGTACGCCAACATCGGCCGCGCCCCCGGCGTTGTCGGTCCCGGCGGACGTCCGCTCGGCGGTCCCGCCGGCCAGCCGGGTCAGCGCCCGGGTGCCGCGCAGTTCCCGCGTCCGCCACAGCCCGGGGGTGGCTATCGCCCGGGCGGCCCGGGCGGGCACCGCCCGCGTCCTGGCGGCAGGAGCAGCGGCGGTCGTCGTTCGCGTCTCGAAGCGCCCGTGGTGCAGGGCCCGGCGGCGCCGCCGCCCATCACCCGCATCATCACGCTCGCCGAGGGCATGACGGTCAAGGATCTGGCCGACAAGCTCGAAGCCAAGGTCAAGGACGTCATGCGCGTCGTGCTCGAACAGGGTATGCGCATGACGATCAACAGCACGCTCGACGCCGACACGGCCACGATGCTCGCGCGCCAGTTCGGCGCCGAGGTCGAGGTGCGGTCGTTCGAGGAAGAGATCGTCGAGATCGAGGACGTCCCGAACAAGCCGGAGGATCGCGTCACGCGCGCACCGGTGGTGACGGTGATGGGCCACGTCGACCACGGCAAGACGACGCTGCTCGACAGCATCCGCACCACGCGGGTCGCCGAGCGCGAGGCGGGCGGCATCACGCAGCACATCGGTGCGTACGCCGTGGAACTCAACGGTCGCAAGATCGTGTTCCTCGACACGCCCGGCCACGCGGCGTTCACCACGATGCGTGCACGCGGCGCGAAGGTCACCGACGTGGTGGTCCTCGTGGTCGCTGCCGACGATGGCGTCATGCCGCAGACGCGCGAGGCCATCGATCACGCACGCGCGGCGAAGGTGCCGATCATCGTCGCCATCAACAAGATCGACAAGCCCGACGCCAACCCCGAACGCGTCATGCGCGAGCTCTCCGAACTCGGTCTCCTCGCCGAAGCGTGGGGCGGCGACACGGTGATGGTGCCCGTGTCGGCCAAGGCCAACCAGAATCTCGACACGCTGCTCGAGATGATCCTGCTCGTCACCGAAATCGGCGAGCACAAGGCCAACGCCGCGCGCAACGCCTCGGGCACGGTGCTCGAAGGCAAGCTCGATCGCGGACGCGGCCCCGTGGCCACGGTGCTCGTGCAGGACGGCACGCTCCACGTCGGCGACACGGTGCTCGTGGGCACGATCGTCGGCAAGGTGCGCGCGCTGCAGGACGACCGCGGGCGCTCGGTGCGCGAGGTCGGCCCGTCGACGCCCGTCGAAGTGCTCGGGCTCGGCGGCGTCCCCACGCCAGGCGACACGTTCCAGGCCGTGGACGACGTGGCCAAGGCCCGCCAGATTGCCGTGTTCCGCGAGGAACAGGCCAAGGCCAAGTCGCTCGGCGCGCGTGGCGGCCGCATGACGCTGGAGTCGCTGCAGAAGCACATCGCCGACGGCGGTGTGAAGGAGCTCGCGCTCATCATCAAGGCCGACGTGCAGGGCTCGGCCGAGGTGCTGGCCGACTCGCTGCAGAAGCTCGGCGACGAGCGCATCAAGGTGCGCGTGATCAGCTCGGGCGTCGGCGCGATCAACGAGTCGGACGTGCTGCTGGCCACCGCATCGGACGCGATCGTCATCGGCTTCAACGTGCGCCCCGACCGCAACGCCGAATCGGTGGCCGACCGCGAGAAGGTGGACATCCGCCTCCACTCGATCATCTACAACGTCACCGACGAGATCCGCGCCGCGATGGCGGGGATGCTCGAACCGACGTTCAAGGAAACGCGCATCGGCGTGGCCGAAGTGCGCGAGGTGTTCCGCGTCCCGAAGGCGGGTACCGTCGCAGGCTGCTTTGTGACCGAAGGCGTCATCCGCCGCTCGGGCGACGTGCAGGCCCGCCTCCTCCGCGAGGGCGTGGTCGTCCACACCGGCAAGCTCAGTTCGCTGCGCCGGTTCAAGGACGATGTCTCCGAGGTCAAGAACGGTCTGGAATGCGGCATGACGTTCGAGCGCTACAACGACGTCAAGGCCGGCGACACGATCGAGGTCTTCACGACCGAAGAGATCGCCGTCACGATCCCCGGATAG
- the nusA gene encoding transcription termination/antitermination protein NusA, protein MSTNPLVQSIETLAKERGIDPDIVITAIEEAVLTASRKSYGKDGENLKARLNHETGEVELLAVKKVVETVADAATEISLADAQDIYRVYGEEYAAGIELEDEIEFPKSKEKLGRIAAQTAKQVIFQKVREAERRNVFDEFSSRVGEVVTGTVKRFEQGDLIVELGRIEANLPRKEQSRAENYAIGDRVRTVIKSVNENLKGPQVILSRTDPALLVKMFEQEVPEIYDGTVMIRGAVREAGDRAKVAVYSRERDVDPVGACVGIKGTRVQAIIRELRGEKIDIVEFSEDPVEFVMNAISPARVQRVTILDDQDRVMEVVVEDKQLSLAIGKKGQNVRLAAKLTGWKIDIKSEEEKRKEVEAQLAGFDWNAVAEGQADVPLTGAAAMDALFDPNMGAAPADEQAVAEAVTADEVEPAGDAPAPVDVEADTAAAGTTDQPEQT, encoded by the coding sequence ATGAGTACCAACCCGCTCGTGCAGTCGATCGAGACCCTCGCCAAGGAGCGCGGGATCGACCCTGACATTGTCATCACGGCCATCGAAGAGGCCGTCCTGACGGCGTCCCGCAAGTCCTATGGCAAGGACGGCGAGAACCTCAAGGCACGCCTGAACCACGAGACGGGCGAGGTCGAGCTCCTCGCGGTGAAGAAGGTCGTCGAGACCGTCGCGGATGCGGCCACCGAGATCTCGCTGGCCGACGCGCAGGACATCTACAGGGTCTACGGCGAGGAATACGCGGCCGGCATCGAGCTCGAAGACGAGATCGAGTTCCCCAAGAGCAAGGAGAAGCTCGGACGCATCGCCGCGCAGACCGCCAAGCAGGTCATCTTCCAGAAGGTGCGCGAAGCGGAGCGTCGGAACGTGTTCGACGAGTTCTCCTCGCGCGTCGGCGAAGTGGTGACCGGCACCGTCAAGCGCTTCGAGCAGGGCGACCTCATCGTGGAGCTCGGACGCATCGAGGCGAACCTGCCGCGCAAGGAGCAGTCGCGCGCGGAGAACTACGCCATCGGCGACCGCGTACGCACGGTGATCAAGAGCGTGAACGAGAACCTCAAGGGACCGCAGGTGATCCTCTCGCGTACCGACCCGGCGTTGCTCGTGAAGATGTTCGAGCAGGAAGTGCCGGAGATCTACGACGGCACCGTGATGATCCGCGGCGCCGTGCGCGAGGCGGGCGACCGCGCGAAGGTGGCCGTCTACAGCCGCGAGCGCGACGTGGATCCCGTTGGTGCCTGCGTGGGCATCAAGGGCACGCGCGTGCAGGCCATCATCCGCGAACTGCGCGGCGAGAAGATCGACATCGTCGAGTTCTCGGAGGATCCGGTGGAGTTCGTGATGAACGCCATCAGCCCGGCCCGCGTGCAGCGCGTGACGATCCTCGACGACCAGGATCGCGTGATGGAAGTGGTGGTCGAAGACAAGCAGCTCTCGCTCGCGATCGGCAAGAAGGGTCAGAACGTCAGGCTCGCCGCCAAGCTCACGGGCTGGAAGATCGACATCAAGAGCGAGGAAGAGAAGCGCAAGGAAGTCGAGGCGCAGCTCGCCGGGTTCGACTGGAATGCCGTGGCCGAAGGGCAGGCCGACGTGCCGCTCACGGGCGCGGCAGCCATGGATGCGCTCTTCGATCCCAACATGGGTGCGGCGCCTGCCGACGAGCAGGCCGTTGCCGAGGCCGTCACGGCAGACGAGGTCGAGCCGGCAGGCGATGCACCAGCCCCCGTGGACGTCGAGGCCGACACCGCCGCGGCGGGCACGACCGACCAACCAGAGCAGACGTAG
- a CDS encoding ribosome maturation factor RimP gives MTTDTRLARVRTAAERVAGSCGLDIFDIQLRRESSGWVLRVVIDRPLQRDAEGGVVVETPEQSIGIEDCQRVSTDLSTILDVEDVLDHAHTLEVSSPGLDRPLRHADDYRRFSGRIAKLVVPGGVEGQTHFEGRIAGVEDEAVILQVGRRKERRIPLAAIGRARLEVEF, from the coding sequence GTGACAACCGATACGCGCCTGGCGCGCGTCCGGACGGCGGCCGAACGGGTCGCCGGATCCTGCGGGCTCGACATCTTCGACATCCAGCTGCGGCGGGAGTCGAGTGGCTGGGTGCTGCGCGTCGTCATCGACCGACCGCTGCAGCGCGACGCCGAGGGTGGCGTGGTCGTGGAGACACCGGAGCAGTCCATCGGCATCGAGGACTGTCAACGGGTGAGCACTGACCTGAGCACGATTCTCGATGTCGAGGACGTGCTCGACCACGCCCATACTCTCGAGGTGTCGTCACCGGGCCTCGATCGACCGCTGCGACACGCCGATGACTATCGGCGGTTCAGCGGGCGGATCGCAAAGCTGGTGGTGCCTGGTGGCGTCGAGGGTCAGACGCATTTCGAAGGCCGGATTGCCGGTGTGGAGGACGAGGCCGTCATCCTGCAGGTGGGGCGCCGCAAGGAGCGGCGGATTCCGCTGGCAGCGATCGGTCGGGCCCGCCTCGAGGTGGAGTTCTAG
- the rimO gene encoding 30S ribosomal protein S12 methylthiotransferase RimO: MKIGLVSLGCPKNLVDSEVMLGLAEQAGHVVTADASDADVLVVNTCAFIDSAKQESIDTILEMAQHKTGGRARRLVVTGCLAERYREELREQIPEIDAVLGTGEVDHIVGAIAGESQHAAAAAPVSLFTRGADGTAQPHQARAHQARAARHRDADAPLPTYLYDAATPRRLTTPGHYAYVKIAEGCDYNCAFCIIPKLRGAYRSRDEASVVAEARALAARGVKELLLVSQDTTFYGIDRDRQDRGALGRLLRALNAIEGLEWIRLLYLYPTTITAETIEAMAACEKVVRYVDLPLQHASAAMLKRMRRPGTRESYMRLLASLRDALPGVTLRTTFVVGFPGETEDDVDQLVDFVKTVEFDHVGVFTYSHQDGTAAASLEDDVPAAVKQKRQRRVMAAQRRIVARRQKARIGQRVRVVVDGPSPEHDLVLQGRLSGQAPEVDPVVVFTDCDPADMPPGTFLDAEIVDAAGYDLIVRPV; the protein is encoded by the coding sequence ATGAAGATCGGCCTCGTTTCCCTTGGGTGTCCCAAGAACCTCGTCGACTCGGAGGTCATGCTCGGCCTGGCCGAGCAGGCGGGGCATGTCGTGACGGCGGATGCGTCGGACGCCGACGTGCTCGTCGTGAACACGTGCGCGTTCATCGATTCGGCCAAGCAGGAATCCATCGACACCATCCTGGAGATGGCGCAGCACAAGACCGGCGGCCGCGCGCGACGGCTCGTGGTCACGGGCTGCCTGGCGGAGCGATACCGCGAGGAGTTGCGAGAACAGATCCCCGAGATCGACGCCGTGCTGGGCACCGGCGAGGTGGACCACATCGTCGGCGCGATCGCGGGTGAATCGCAGCACGCCGCCGCAGCAGCGCCGGTCTCGCTCTTCACACGAGGGGCTGACGGCACGGCACAGCCACATCAGGCCAGGGCACATCAGGCGCGCGCCGCGCGGCACCGCGATGCCGACGCGCCGCTGCCCACCTACCTGTACGACGCGGCCACGCCTCGACGCCTCACCACGCCGGGCCACTACGCGTACGTGAAGATCGCCGAAGGCTGCGACTACAACTGCGCGTTCTGCATCATCCCGAAGCTGCGCGGCGCCTATCGCAGCCGCGACGAAGCGTCGGTGGTGGCCGAAGCGCGTGCGCTGGCGGCGCGCGGCGTGAAGGAACTGCTGCTCGTGTCGCAGGACACCACGTTCTACGGCATCGATCGCGACAGGCAGGATCGCGGCGCGCTCGGGCGCCTGCTGCGGGCGCTGAACGCCATCGAGGGACTGGAGTGGATCCGGCTCCTGTACCTCTATCCCACCACGATCACCGCCGAGACGATCGAGGCGATGGCCGCCTGCGAGAAGGTGGTGCGCTACGTCGATCTGCCCCTGCAGCACGCGTCGGCGGCGATGCTGAAGCGGATGCGGCGGCCCGGCACGCGCGAGAGCTACATGCGCCTGCTCGCCTCGCTGCGCGACGCACTGCCCGGCGTCACGCTCCGCACGACGTTCGTGGTCGGGTTCCCGGGCGAGACAGAGGACGATGTCGACCAGCTCGTGGACTTCGTGAAGACGGTCGAGTTCGACCACGTCGGCGTGTTCACGTACTCACATCAGGACGGCACCGCTGCTGCCTCGCTGGAAGACGACGTGCCGGCCGCCGTGAAGCAGAAGCGGCAGCGCCGCGTCATGGCGGCGCAGCGGCGGATCGTCGCGCGGCGCCAGAAGGCGCGCATCGGCCAGCGCGTCCGCGTGGTGGTGGACGGTCCATCGCCCGAGCACGACCTCGTCCTCCAGGGCCGCCTCTCCGGCCAGGCCCCGGAGGTGGACCCGGTCGTGGTGTTCACCGACTGCGACCCGGCCGACATGCCCCCCGGCACCTTCCTCGACGCCGAGATCGTCGACGCCGCCGGCTACGACCTCATCGTCAGACCTGTCTGA
- the asnS gene encoding asparagine--tRNA ligase yields the protein MPPVVYIQDIANHAGQEVTLRGWLHNRRSSGKIHFLIVRDGTGFIQVVMSKADIGEERFAQADHLSQETAIVVTGTVRADARAKGGFELTGTGFTVIAEAHDFPITPKEHGVDYLMDRRHLWIRSQRQHAALRVRHEVIDAVRDFFNSRGFILADTPIFTPSACEGTTTLFPVRYFDDTTAYLTQSGQLYNEANAMALGKTYCFGPTFRAEKSKTRRHLTEFWMVEPEVAYADLDDTMTLAEQLVESVVARVLDKRRPELAQLERDTSKLETVTTPFPRISYTDAIDRLKGAGLPVEWGGDFGGTDETVLSGQFDRPVLVHRYPAAVKAFYMKPDPEQPNLALCVDMLAPEGYGEIIGGGQRLDDYDLLLQRIKDHDLPQEAFEWYLDLRRYGSVPHAGFGMGIERVVAWICGLEHVRETIPYPRMLYRLYP from the coding sequence ATGCCGCCCGTCGTCTACATCCAGGACATCGCCAACCACGCCGGTCAGGAGGTCACGCTCCGGGGCTGGCTGCACAACCGCCGATCCAGCGGGAAGATCCATTTCCTCATCGTGCGCGACGGCACCGGGTTCATCCAGGTGGTGATGTCGAAGGCCGACATCGGCGAGGAGCGGTTCGCGCAGGCCGACCATCTCTCGCAGGAAACGGCGATCGTCGTCACGGGCACGGTGCGCGCCGATGCGCGCGCCAAGGGCGGGTTCGAGCTGACGGGGACGGGCTTCACCGTGATTGCCGAGGCGCACGACTTCCCCATCACGCCCAAGGAACACGGCGTCGACTACCTCATGGATCGGCGGCACCTCTGGATCCGATCGCAGCGGCAGCACGCCGCGCTGCGCGTGCGGCACGAGGTGATCGACGCGGTGCGCGACTTCTTCAACAGCCGCGGCTTCATCCTCGCAGACACGCCGATCTTCACGCCGTCGGCGTGCGAAGGCACCACCACGCTGTTCCCGGTGCGCTACTTCGACGACACGACCGCGTATCTCACGCAGAGCGGACAGCTGTACAACGAGGCCAACGCGATGGCGCTCGGCAAGACGTACTGCTTCGGCCCGACGTTCCGTGCGGAGAAGAGCAAGACGCGCCGGCACCTCACCGAGTTCTGGATGGTGGAACCCGAGGTGGCCTATGCCGATCTCGACGACACCATGACGCTCGCCGAGCAGCTCGTCGAGTCCGTCGTCGCTCGCGTGCTCGACAAGCGGCGCCCGGAGCTCGCGCAGCTCGAACGCGACACGTCGAAGCTCGAAACCGTGACGACGCCGTTCCCGCGCATCTCGTACACCGACGCGATCGATCGCCTGAAGGGGGCCGGCCTGCCAGTCGAATGGGGCGGCGACTTCGGCGGCACCGACGAGACCGTGCTGTCGGGCCAGTTCGACAGGCCGGTGCTCGTTCACCGCTACCCGGCTGCGGTGAAGGCCTTCTACATGAAGCCCGACCCGGAGCAGCCGAACCTGGCGCTGTGCGTCGACATGCTGGCGCCCGAAGGCTACGGCGAGATCATCGGTGGCGGCCAACGCCTCGACGACTACGACCTGCTCCTGCAGCGGATCAAGGACCACGACCTCCCGCAGGAGGCGTTCGAGTGGTACCTCGATCTCCGCCGCTACGGCTCGGTCCCCCACGCCGGCTTCGGCATGGGCATCGAACGCGTCGTCGCCTGGATCTGCGGCCTCGAACACGTCCGCGAAACGATTCCGTATCCGCGGATGCTGTACAGGCTGTACCCATGA
- a CDS encoding sugar phosphate isomerase/epimerase, which produces MDFGLSTHLFHAETLGPSQLEAIAAAGFTAVEVFATRSHVDYHDLQVGRDLARWCADAGVRLHSVHAPITEFLHGTTWGPPFSTASADPAHRARTIAECTHALELATVAPYQYLVLHLGVPDEYAPPTGDNQRDAVLRTLDALIPVASRVGVRIAVELIPNALSTARQLVRLIEDNDLTTLGICLDVGHARLQGDVVDALEEVAGYLVTTHLHDNGGRRDDHLLPFAGAIDWAELVIGFQKVGYDDTLLFELAAAPDGSLPTLHRAAAARRRLESLVLDTTFTFEDQ; this is translated from the coding sequence GTGGACTTCGGTCTCTCCACGCACCTGTTCCACGCCGAGACGCTCGGGCCGTCGCAGCTCGAGGCGATCGCCGCTGCGGGCTTCACCGCAGTGGAGGTGTTCGCCACGCGATCGCACGTCGACTACCACGACCTGCAGGTGGGACGCGATCTGGCGCGCTGGTGCGCCGACGCCGGCGTCCGCCTGCACAGCGTCCACGCGCCGATCACCGAGTTCCTGCACGGCACCACGTGGGGCCCGCCGTTCTCGACGGCCTCCGCGGATCCCGCGCACCGTGCGCGGACCATCGCCGAGTGCACGCACGCCCTGGAACTGGCGACAGTGGCGCCTTACCAGTACCTCGTGCTGCACCTGGGCGTCCCCGACGAATACGCGCCGCCGACCGGCGACAACCAGCGCGACGCGGTGCTGCGCACGCTCGATGCGCTCATCCCCGTCGCCAGTCGCGTCGGCGTACGCATCGCCGTGGAGCTGATCCCGAACGCCCTCTCGACAGCGCGTCAGCTCGTCCGCCTCATCGAAGACAACGACCTGACGACGCTCGGCATCTGTCTGGACGTCGGCCACGCGCGTCTCCAGGGCGACGTCGTCGACGCCCTGGAGGAGGTTGCGGGATACCTCGTGACCACGCACCTGCACGACAACGGCGGCCGCAGAGACGACCATCTGCTGCCCTTCGCCGGCGCGATCGACTGGGCGGAACTGGTAATCGGCTTCCAGAAGGTCGGCTACGACGACACCCTCCTGTTCGAACTCGCCGCCGCCCCCGACGGCTCCCTCCCGACCCTCCACCGCGCCGCCGCCGCCCGCCGACGCCTGGAATCCCTGGTCCTCGACACCACGTTCACGTTCGAGGATCAGTAA